From one Tistrella bauzanensis genomic stretch:
- a CDS encoding serine hydrolase domain-containing protein: MIVHPDPLPAPGLSRRRLFAAGALTVGVMSLPRPLRAAIGTAAAPFDAAARDRLIDQARSFPTLHSLILAQGEEVLIDHALRGPTTDRPVNVKSLSKTVIALLVGIAIDRGVLTGTDQRVADLLGDQMPADPDPRLAHLTIGHLLSMRAGLERTSGPNYGRWVQSGNWVRFALARDFVDEPGGRMLYSTGNTHLLSAILTKAARRSTFALARDWLGDPLDITIPPWPTDPQGIYFGGNQMLLSPRAVLAIGQMVRRGGTTADGNRVVSADWIATSWQPRATSPYTGDAYGYGWFMREVGGLTGHYGWGYGGQMLYVVPDIGLVAVVTSDDDVPSGRTGYVRELHGLIGDAVTAIA; this comes from the coding sequence ATGATCGTCCATCCTGACCCTCTGCCGGCGCCCGGCCTCAGCCGCCGCCGGCTCTTCGCCGCTGGCGCGCTGACCGTGGGCGTGATGTCGCTGCCGCGCCCGCTGCGGGCGGCGATCGGCACAGCCGCGGCCCCGTTCGACGCGGCGGCGCGCGACCGCCTGATCGATCAGGCCCGCAGCTTTCCCACCCTGCACAGCCTGATCCTGGCGCAGGGCGAGGAGGTGCTGATCGATCACGCCCTGCGCGGCCCCACGACCGATCGGCCGGTGAACGTCAAATCGCTATCCAAGACCGTGATCGCGTTGCTGGTCGGCATCGCCATCGACCGGGGCGTGCTGACCGGCACCGATCAGCGCGTGGCCGATCTGCTGGGTGATCAGATGCCGGCCGATCCCGACCCTCGGCTTGCACACCTGACCATCGGCCATCTGCTGTCGATGCGGGCCGGGCTGGAGCGGACATCCGGGCCGAATTACGGCCGCTGGGTGCAAAGCGGCAACTGGGTGCGGTTCGCGCTCGCCCGCGACTTCGTCGACGAACCGGGCGGGCGCATGCTCTATTCCACCGGCAACACCCATCTGCTGTCGGCAATCCTGACGAAAGCCGCCCGGCGCAGCACGTTTGCACTCGCCCGCGACTGGCTGGGCGATCCGCTCGACATCACCATCCCGCCCTGGCCGACCGACCCGCAGGGGATCTATTTCGGCGGCAATCAGATGCTGCTGTCACCACGCGCGGTGCTGGCCATCGGCCAGATGGTCCGGCGTGGCGGCACCACCGCCGATGGCAACCGCGTGGTGTCGGCCGACTGGATCGCCACAAGCTGGCAGCCGCGCGCCACCTCTCCCTATACCGGCGATGCCTATGGCTATGGCTGGTTCATGCGCGAGGTCGGCGGCCTGACCGGCCATTACGGCTGGGGCTATGGCGGCCAGATGCTGTATGTGGTGCCCGATATCGGCCTTGTGGCGGTGGTGACGTCGGATGACGACGTGCCATCGGGCCGCACCGGCTATGTCCGCGAGTTGCACGGGCTGATCGGCGATGCGGTCACCGCCATCGCCTGA
- a CDS encoding enoyl-CoA hydratase/isomerase family protein, producing MSDTPADAGFVDGFAEGAVLLERRGPVAWVRMNMPDRRNALGLDLTAGLIRALDAVEADAGFRVMVITGSGKAFSAGGDLALFKGLVGGDDLDGFDRYLERGRAMFTRIEQFRRPVIAAVNGVTVAGGLELMLTADLVYAAASARIGDGHVKFGVIPGGGSTARLSRRLPFNVASDLLLTGRLADPVELAAHGLINAVLPGDQLEAHVQQTALHIAGHSTDGLARIKALHARARDRGLDDALATEVRALLDYARGPDLLEGLTAFVEKRAPRFT from the coding sequence ATGAGCGACACACCTGCCGATGCCGGCTTCGTCGACGGCTTCGCCGAGGGCGCCGTGCTGCTGGAACGCCGCGGCCCTGTCGCCTGGGTGCGGATGAACATGCCCGATCGGCGCAACGCCCTGGGCCTGGACCTCACCGCCGGCCTCATCCGCGCGCTCGACGCGGTCGAGGCCGATGCCGGCTTCCGGGTGATGGTGATCACCGGCAGCGGCAAGGCATTCTCGGCCGGCGGCGATCTGGCCCTGTTCAAGGGACTGGTCGGCGGCGACGATCTGGACGGGTTCGACCGCTATCTTGAACGCGGCCGCGCGATGTTCACCCGCATCGAACAGTTCCGCCGGCCGGTGATCGCCGCGGTCAACGGCGTCACGGTCGCGGGCGGACTGGAGCTGATGCTGACCGCCGATCTGGTCTATGCGGCGGCGAGCGCGCGCATCGGCGATGGCCATGTGAAGTTCGGGGTCATCCCCGGCGGCGGCTCCACCGCGCGGCTGTCGCGGCGGCTGCCGTTCAACGTGGCAAGCGATCTGCTGCTGACCGGGCGGCTGGCCGATCCGGTGGAACTGGCGGCCCATGGTCTGATCAATGCCGTGCTGCCCGGCGACCAGCTTGAAGCCCATGTCCAGCAGACGGCGCTGCACATCGCCGGCCACAGCACCGACGGTCTGGCGCGGATCAAGGCGCTTCATGCCCGAGCCCGTGATCGCGGGCTCGATGATGCGCTGGCGACCGAGGTGCGGGCGCTGCTCGACTATGCCCGCGGCCCCGATCTGCTGGAAGGTCTGACCGCCTTTGTCGAGAAGCGCGCGCCGCGCTTCACCTGA
- a CDS encoding MATE family efflux transporter has translation MRGRQRVSPFSPGAPVQPLWKPFIAFLVPMVASNLLQGLSGSLNNIYVGQMLGVSALAAVTSFFPMLFFMISLIIGIGAGASILIGQAFGAGDASRIKAIAATSLTVVLIMGVLVAIFGGMLTRSLLTLLGTPPDVLPDAIAYARIMLIAAPGVFVFLLATSMLRGVGDTITPLKTLGLSTVIGMILTPALIGGWIGLPPAGVTGGAWGSVISMTIAMTWMTAHLRRSNHPLAPDRVFLKAMGIDRVLLGRVLRIGLPTGVMLVLISTSEILILSLVNRFGSDATASYGAITQVINYVQFPAISIGITASIFGAQAIGAGRTDRLPAILRTALMLNLLLTGSLVVLVYIFTGPLLGLFLADPAVVARARGLLHIVVWALVIYGMGMATSSLMRASGDVLVPTAISGTAILLIGLPIGWYLSGPMGLEGVWMSYPIAFCLLAAGQAAYYHLVWKRRPIRRLV, from the coding sequence ATGCGCGGCAGGCAACGGGTCTCGCCGTTCTCACCCGGTGCCCCCGTCCAGCCATTGTGGAAGCCGTTCATCGCCTTTCTGGTGCCGATGGTGGCGAGCAATCTGTTGCAGGGCCTGTCGGGCAGCCTGAACAACATCTATGTCGGCCAGATGCTGGGGGTCAGCGCCCTTGCCGCGGTGACGTCGTTCTTTCCCATGCTGTTCTTCATGATCTCGCTGATCATCGGCATCGGCGCCGGTGCCTCGATCCTGATCGGCCAGGCCTTCGGTGCCGGTGATGCCAGCCGGATCAAGGCGATCGCCGCCACCTCGCTGACCGTGGTATTGATCATGGGCGTGCTGGTCGCCATTTTCGGCGGCATGCTGACCCGGTCTCTGCTCACCCTGCTGGGCACGCCGCCCGACGTGCTGCCCGACGCCATCGCCTATGCCCGGATCATGCTGATCGCGGCGCCCGGGGTTTTCGTGTTCCTGCTGGCCACATCGATGCTGCGTGGTGTCGGCGATACCATTACGCCGCTAAAGACGCTGGGGCTGTCGACCGTGATCGGCATGATCCTGACACCTGCCTTGATCGGCGGCTGGATCGGCCTGCCGCCCGCCGGCGTTACCGGCGGCGCCTGGGGTTCGGTGATCTCGATGACCATCGCCATGACCTGGATGACCGCTCATCTCAGGCGCAGCAACCATCCGCTGGCACCCGACCGGGTGTTTCTGAAGGCGATGGGCATCGACCGGGTGCTGCTGGGCCGGGTGCTGCGCATCGGCCTGCCGACCGGCGTGATGCTGGTGCTGATCTCGACCTCGGAAATCCTGATCCTGTCGCTGGTCAACCGCTTCGGATCGGATGCGACGGCGTCTTATGGCGCCATCACCCAGGTGATCAATTACGTCCAGTTTCCAGCCATCTCGATCGGCATCACCGCCTCGATCTTCGGAGCGCAGGCGATCGGCGCCGGCCGCACCGACCGGCTGCCCGCCATCCTGCGCACGGCGCTGATGCTCAACCTGCTGCTCACCGGCTCGCTGGTGGTGCTGGTCTATATCTTCACCGGCCCGCTGCTCGGCCTGTTTCTGGCCGATCCGGCGGTGGTGGCGCGGGCGCGCGGCCTGCTGCACATCGTGGTCTGGGCGCTGGTGATCTATGGCATGGGCATGGCCACATCCAGCCTGATGCGCGCCAGCGGCGACGTGCTGGTGCCAACCGCCATTTCGGGCACCGCCATCCTGCTGATCGGCCTGCCGATCGGCTGGTATCTCTCAGGGCCCATGGGGCTTGAGGGCGTGTGGATGTCCTATCCGATCGCCTTCTGCCTGCTGGCCGCAGGACAGGCCGCCTACTATCACCTTGTCTGGAAGCGCCGGCCGATCCGCAGACTGGTCTGA
- the dctP gene encoding TRAP transporter substrate-binding protein DctP, with product MSTTISRGLGLLLGATALTLSAGAAMAQTTMQMTTTWTSGINLIEGDKKFVEIANKLTGDDLKIQFFEGNTLVPSTQVFDAVQSNTISASADWPGYWAGKDSAFGLLGSYPMLFTAADYILWTQQWGGFDAFQEAYGKFGMVYLPYAVVSMESGLRAKSPIPTLDDMNGKRIRMSGRAQGEILKRLGAAQTQIAGGEVYQALERGVVDAAEFSGPGVDFGMGLQEVTQYWMTPGWHQPGSMTGVMINKDFWDKLPKDVQEKLKIAADATLTWSLGYFEHDAVAAVRKFKKSGTEVVQLPDADVARLQEISNQALVEEACANPLFAKIAASQVTFMADYAEWRGMAGEFAMGRNLKTLPDVDKLKSCAG from the coding sequence ATGTCGACCACCATCAGCCGCGGCCTCGGGCTGCTGCTCGGCGCCACGGCGCTCACCCTCTCGGCCGGCGCCGCCATGGCGCAGACCACCATGCAGATGACCACCACCTGGACCAGCGGCATCAACCTGATCGAAGGCGACAAGAAATTCGTCGAGATCGCCAACAAGCTGACCGGAGATGACCTGAAGATCCAGTTCTTCGAGGGTAACACGCTGGTGCCATCCACCCAGGTCTTTGATGCGGTGCAGAGCAACACGATCAGTGCCTCGGCCGACTGGCCCGGATACTGGGCGGGCAAGGATTCGGCGTTCGGCCTGCTTGGCAGCTATCCCATGCTGTTCACCGCCGCCGACTATATCCTGTGGACCCAGCAATGGGGCGGCTTCGATGCCTTCCAGGAAGCCTACGGCAAGTTCGGCATGGTCTATCTGCCCTATGCCGTGGTGTCGATGGAATCCGGCTTGCGCGCCAAGAGCCCGATCCCGACCCTCGACGACATGAACGGCAAACGCATCCGCATGTCGGGCCGCGCGCAGGGCGAGATCCTGAAGCGTCTGGGCGCCGCCCAGACCCAGATCGCCGGCGGCGAGGTCTATCAGGCGCTGGAGCGCGGCGTGGTCGATGCCGCCGAATTCTCTGGCCCCGGCGTCGATTTCGGCATGGGACTTCAAGAGGTCACGCAATACTGGATGACGCCGGGCTGGCATCAGCCGGGCTCGATGACCGGCGTGATGATCAACAAGGACTTCTGGGACAAGCTGCCCAAGGACGTTCAGGAGAAGTTGAAGATCGCCGCCGACGCCACTCTCACCTGGTCGCTGGGCTATTTCGAACATGATGCCGTGGCGGCGGTGCGCAAGTTCAAGAAAAGTGGCACCGAGGTCGTACAACTGCCCGACGCCGACGTCGCCCGGCTTCAGGAGATTTCCAATCAGGCTCTGGTCGAGGAGGCCTGCGCCAATCCGCTCTTCGCCAAGATCGCCGCATCGCAGGTGACGTTCATGGCCGATTATGCCGAATGGCGCGGCATGGCGGGTGAATTCGCCATGGGACGCAACCTGAAGACGCTGCCGGATGTCGACAAGCTGAAGTCCTGCGCGGGCTGA
- a CDS encoding class I adenylate-forming enzyme family protein gives MPASSRPAVVLPEVQAAGGLTIDLLFARQCRRTPDVPALADAHGGVCHSYATLADRVARLAGWLTGAAGLKHGDRFAVLSENRSEYVELLLAAAATGTILSALNWRLAVPEVAHCLGLVEPALVVASPRHTALLDAATADMAAIRRLEFGPEFEAIATGGPVPELPSVTSPEDGLVILYTSGTTGNPKGALISHRAEIARTGVMAIDHHLSPGRGFVAWAPLFHMVSTDQVLATLTRGGKVTVVDGYDPQAIVRVVAREPIGWLVLMPGMIEDFLTHWQAAGQISPDVMIIGCMADLVPLAQIQAVTRALNAPYVNSFGSTETGAAPASASVIGVGEMPQGLSKRQSALCALRLVDADDNEVPDGEPGEVALRSPALFSGYWNNPEATAADFRGGWFHMGDMFVRNPDGSLDFVDRRKYLIKSGGENVYPAEIERLILSLSAVREAVVVRTPDARWGEVPVAVVAASPDITACDIMARLNGSLARYKLPKAVVFIDYEEFPRSTTGKIKRHDVEALLAARGLLKGA, from the coding sequence ATGCCTGCGTCTTCAAGGCCCGCCGTCGTGCTTCCCGAGGTTCAGGCGGCCGGCGGCCTGACCATCGATCTGCTGTTCGCCCGCCAGTGCCGCCGCACGCCCGACGTCCCGGCCCTGGCCGACGCGCATGGCGGCGTGTGTCACAGCTACGCGACCCTGGCCGACCGTGTCGCGCGTCTGGCCGGCTGGCTGACCGGCGCGGCCGGGCTGAAACATGGCGACCGGTTTGCCGTGCTGTCCGAGAACCGCTCCGAATATGTCGAGCTGCTGCTGGCCGCTGCCGCCACCGGCACCATCCTGTCGGCGCTGAACTGGCGGCTCGCGGTGCCGGAGGTGGCCCATTGCCTGGGGCTGGTTGAGCCTGCCCTGGTGGTGGCGAGCCCGCGCCACACGGCACTTCTGGACGCGGCAACCGCCGATATGGCCGCCATCCGCCGGCTGGAGTTCGGCCCGGAATTCGAGGCGATCGCAACCGGCGGCCCGGTTCCGGAGCTGCCCTCGGTGACCTCACCCGAGGACGGGCTGGTGATCCTGTACACCAGCGGCACCACCGGCAATCCCAAGGGTGCGCTGATCAGCCATCGCGCCGAGATTGCCCGCACGGGGGTGATGGCGATCGATCATCATCTATCGCCCGGCCGCGGTTTCGTCGCCTGGGCACCGCTGTTCCACATGGTCTCGACCGACCAGGTGCTGGCAACCCTGACCCGCGGCGGCAAGGTCACCGTGGTCGACGGCTATGATCCGCAGGCGATCGTCCGGGTCGTGGCCCGCGAGCCGATCGGCTGGCTGGTGCTGATGCCGGGCATGATCGAGGATTTTCTCACCCACTGGCAGGCGGCCGGCCAGATCTCGCCGGATGTGATGATCATCGGCTGCATGGCCGATCTGGTGCCGCTGGCCCAGATCCAGGCGGTGACGCGCGCCTTGAACGCCCCTTATGTCAACAGCTTCGGGTCGACCGAAACTGGCGCCGCCCCGGCCTCCGCCTCGGTGATCGGCGTGGGCGAGATGCCACAGGGGCTATCAAAACGGCAGAGCGCGCTCTGCGCGCTGCGGCTGGTCGATGCCGACGACAACGAGGTGCCGGACGGCGAACCCGGCGAGGTGGCGTTGCGCTCGCCGGCGCTGTTCTCCGGCTATTGGAACAATCCGGAGGCGACCGCGGCCGATTTCCGCGGTGGCTGGTTCCATATGGGCGACATGTTCGTCCGCAATCCCGATGGCAGCCTCGATTTCGTCGACCGGCGCAAATATCTGATCAAATCCGGCGGCGAGAACGTGTATCCGGCCGAAATCGAACGCCTGATCCTGTCGCTGTCGGCGGTGCGCGAGGCGGTGGTGGTCCGCACGCCCGATGCGCGCTGGGGCGAAGTGCCGGTGGCGGTGGTGGCGGCCAGTCCCGACATCACGGCCTGCGACATCATGGCGCGGCTGAACGGCAGCCTCGCGCGCTACAAGCTGCCCAAGGCGGTGGTGTTCATCGATTACGAGGAATTCCCGCGCTCGACCACCGGCAAGATCAAGCGCCACGACGTCGAAGCCCTGCTGGCCGCCCGTGGATTGTTGAAGGGCGCATGA